From a region of the Latilactobacillus sakei genome:
- a CDS encoding phage portal protein produces the protein MQRLRQFFSKNRSTVSNKGGGLSSWIGKHFFGINNEAMDTNETIFSVITQLANTLSSLPLKLFDNYEERKDMAVADLIKYQPNPVMTTFEFINKLEVDRNKDGNGYALIERDHYLQPIALWPIPPEYVSVLQNTDDNSIWYQITGVNQNMLVDSQQMIHVKHITGASRLTGISPISVLKNALAFDKAVATFSLNEMSKTDSFKVTYEANLDDEKRENTIEDFKRFKNDNGGVLFQEPGVTVDQIKREFVSGDVINTEKITHTRIANAFNIPISFINNINNTVATNNEQIMTQFVQKTLTPIVRQYEQELTIKLLTQKQRKQGLYLKFNMNGLMRGDVQARTAFYQAMRRGGVFSTNTILGLEDMPLSKEPMAEKLFVSGDLYPIDMDPTQRKGVSSNAKEDQQAVLVNDPDKSD, from the coding sequence ATGCAGCGGCTTAGACAATTTTTTAGTAAGAATCGGTCGACCGTCAGTAATAAAGGTGGCGGACTCAGTTCGTGGATTGGTAAACATTTCTTTGGGATTAACAATGAAGCAATGGACACGAATGAGACAATTTTTAGTGTCATCACACAGTTAGCAAACACCTTGTCATCATTGCCATTGAAGTTATTTGATAATTATGAAGAGCGGAAGGATATGGCGGTTGCTGATCTAATTAAATATCAACCAAATCCTGTTATGACAACTTTTGAGTTCATCAATAAATTAGAAGTTGATAGGAATAAGGACGGAAATGGCTATGCCTTAATTGAACGGGACCATTATTTACAGCCCATTGCGCTATGGCCGATTCCGCCAGAGTATGTTTCAGTGCTTCAAAACACAGACGATAATTCAATTTGGTATCAAATCACAGGTGTCAATCAGAATATGTTAGTTGACAGCCAGCAGATGATTCATGTTAAGCATATCACTGGGGCTTCACGCCTAACGGGTATTTCGCCGATTAGCGTGCTCAAGAATGCATTGGCATTTGATAAGGCAGTTGCGACCTTCTCACTGAATGAAATGAGTAAGACGGATAGCTTTAAGGTAACTTATGAAGCTAATCTTGATGATGAGAAGCGTGAGAATACCATTGAGGATTTCAAACGGTTTAAAAATGATAACGGTGGGGTCCTATTTCAAGAACCAGGCGTTACTGTGGACCAAATCAAGCGTGAATTCGTCTCTGGCGATGTGATCAACACCGAAAAAATAACGCATACGCGAATCGCGAATGCATTCAATATTCCGATTTCATTCATCAACAATATCAATAATACGGTTGCAACCAACAATGAGCAGATTATGACGCAATTCGTTCAAAAGACTTTAACACCGATTGTGCGCCAATATGAACAAGAACTGACCATCAAACTATTGACCCAAAAGCAACGGAAACAAGGTCTTTATTTAAAGTTCAACATGAACGGCTTGATGCGTGGGGATGTGCAAGCGCGGACTGCGTTCTATCAAGCCATGCGCCGTGGTGGTGTCTTTTCAACCAATACAATTTTAGGATTGGAAGATATGCCACTGTCAAAAGAGCCAATGGCCGAGAAATTATTTGTTTCAGGTGACCTGTATCCAATCGATATGGATCCGACACAACGAAAGGGGGTGAGTTCAAATGCCAAAGAAGATCAACAAGCCGTTCTGGTCAATGACCCAGACAAGTCAGACTGA
- a CDS encoding phage major capsid protein, whose protein sequence is MPVTLFQKKQNLANIGAELAQVNDDIAQKAGNPAIEDSVLNELSQKADGLENRFNMLKRQIDREEQDSAKKAKQAEPSDDPKQKVTDAYAGLIRATMSNQAVDTNILQALGDDKDTTGGQNILPVTVSNNLISEPMEDNPLRQDEIVSGITNLILPRIAYSIDDDDFVADQTVSKELELKGDTVSFGRFKSKLKAAISETVLNGTNTALVQYVNDALASAAAAKEKKVQFATTPKAGEEHMSFYSDEVGIKKITESTLFDAITQAAGDINDAFQTNVKVYMRRPEYLRMIKELSNSSVTLFGKAPEEIIGYPVRFTERASIPVIGNFKYAQLNYEIASTLYEQWKDYDKGVNYFSLTAWFDHQILLASAFRLAVVGDSPKQ, encoded by the coding sequence ATGCCAGTCACATTATTTCAGAAGAAACAAAACCTAGCTAATATTGGTGCTGAATTAGCACAAGTTAATGATGATATTGCCCAAAAAGCAGGTAACCCTGCGATTGAAGATTCAGTCTTAAATGAATTAAGTCAAAAAGCGGATGGACTTGAAAATCGTTTTAACATGTTAAAACGTCAAATTGATCGTGAAGAACAAGATTCAGCTAAAAAAGCGAAGCAAGCAGAACCATCAGATGATCCTAAACAAAAGGTCACAGACGCTTATGCCGGTTTAATTCGTGCAACTATGTCCAACCAAGCAGTTGATACCAACATTCTTCAAGCACTAGGCGATGACAAAGATACAACTGGTGGTCAAAACATCTTACCTGTTACTGTTTCAAACAACTTGATTAGCGAACCAATGGAAGATAATCCATTGCGTCAAGATGAAATTGTCAGTGGTATCACGAATTTAATCTTGCCAAGAATCGCTTATTCAATCGACGATGATGACTTTGTTGCTGATCAAACTGTCTCTAAAGAATTGGAATTAAAAGGAGACACAGTTTCATTTGGTCGCTTCAAATCTAAATTAAAAGCAGCCATTTCTGAAACAGTTTTAAACGGTACAAATACCGCCTTAGTTCAATACGTCAACGATGCATTGGCTTCAGCTGCCGCTGCTAAAGAAAAGAAAGTTCAATTTGCAACAACGCCTAAAGCGGGTGAAGAGCACATGAGCTTTTACTCAGATGAAGTTGGTATTAAGAAGATTACTGAATCAACATTGTTTGATGCAATTACGCAAGCTGCTGGTGATATCAATGATGCATTTCAAACGAATGTAAAGGTTTATATGCGCCGACCAGAATATTTACGGATGATCAAAGAATTATCAAATAGTTCAGTTACTTTATTCGGTAAAGCACCGGAAGAAATTATTGGTTATCCAGTTCGCTTTACTGAACGTGCATCAATTCCTGTTATTGGTAATTTTAAGTATGCGCAATTGAACTATGAAATTGCGTCAACACTCTACGAACAATGGAAAGACTATGATAAAGGGGTAAATTACTTTAGCTTAACCGCCTGGTTCGATCATCAAATCTTATTAGCTTCAGCATTCCGTTTAGCAGTCGTTGGTGATTCCCCAAAACAGTAA
- a CDS encoding head-tail adaptor protein, whose translation MTETGQLDQTISIVIPGKSKFDEFGDLVSREDKVIYERLFAMQRTKKSDDVGQNLPELRTQAQFVIRHRQSQETMITTNMLLQHWKLVDGSKVDVIEYQIDDFNQDTQYGDWDVIICHRVPEV comes from the coding sequence ATAACTGAAACTGGTCAGTTAGACCAAACAATTTCGATTGTTATCCCAGGTAAGTCTAAATTCGATGAGTTTGGTGATTTAGTGAGTCGTGAAGATAAAGTCATCTATGAACGACTATTCGCGATGCAACGAACCAAAAAATCAGATGATGTTGGACAAAACTTACCGGAATTAAGGACGCAAGCTCAGTTCGTGATTCGCCATCGTCAATCACAAGAAACGATGATTACAACTAACATGCTATTGCAGCATTGGAAGTTGGTTGACGGAAGTAAGGTGGATGTTATCGAGTACCAGATTGATGATTTTAATCAGGATACGCAGTACGGCGATTGGGATGTTATTATCTGCCATCGTGTGCCGGAGGTGTGA
- a CDS encoding head-tail adaptor protein: MSFTIEDNIVEGLRELGAKATRVQNKATRTGSQVFAEALKHNTPYEDRSDRSWKGQREMDRIKGTKSVFKHMRDDIQVSGIDQFGHINVGFGKDTYWRVHFVELGTPNYAPNPFISKTVSETQSVYQTTVATILKKELGL; encoded by the coding sequence ATGAGTTTTACAATCGAAGATAATATTGTTGAGGGCTTGAGGGAACTAGGAGCTAAGGCCACACGAGTTCAGAATAAAGCAACCCGAACAGGCAGTCAGGTCTTTGCTGAAGCATTGAAACACAACACACCCTATGAAGATCGGTCAGACCGTTCTTGGAAGGGACAACGTGAGATGGACAGAATCAAGGGAACTAAGTCAGTGTTCAAACACATGCGGGATGATATCCAGGTATCTGGTATTGATCAATTCGGACATATTAATGTTGGGTTTGGGAAGGACACCTATTGGCGAGTTCATTTTGTTGAGTTGGGAACGCCAAATTATGCGCCGAATCCATTTATCTCAAAGACTGTATCTGAAACGCAAAGTGTTTATCAAACCACCGTTGCAACTATCCTAAAAAAGGAGTTGGGACTATGA
- a CDS encoding phage tail tape measure protein — MAAAGRPLGSMVVSLGMDGSKFETGLKNIQNQFKLAKSEMKANLSVLSSTESAYDKAAGRVDGLTKVMSVNDRQIETLTKSYKEQVRINGEYSDTAQKTGAKINNLVREQANYKRQLDDAKIAMREAERGTQSYQNALSRQTREMKANLSVLSMQGKETEASRTKYQSLGRQLDDYNKLIGAEKSKLEDLISIKGKDAQQTLEQKTKIVELTSEQKKAQYQYDELGKSVKNMSEKNARAVDSLGHFSTKTKEVGEHVSSAGHSLTGFSTLAVGAFTIGTVQATKFQHTMQVVKNNIETGGESAKAAIKGTAIMTKDAEQFSTKYGISVQKISEGYLDLVKRGYDSNQAIGSMNTLLQGSIASGDDFNDVIKVTTSTLESFNMRSSSTAGMMKNTTEVTNKLAFVADKTSTGFQDLGIGMSYVGGSAYQAGLSLSETASSMGLLSNNGLEADKAGTGLRKVINSLVSPTKTGQAALDEYGISIKDANGQMRPLSNIMGQFQQKLSGLSKTKKLDLFHGMFGTTGQQAGLILEENGNKIGELADETDRAAKSNYAATLSAKNMQTAQNQMNKFKETANILAIQFSTTLLPALTSVANGISKLMGKLTEMPEGARKITAFAILGAAALGPLLIGIGALIKSVGAITGAVKGLIGFFSGGSWLATTLTGPVGIAALAVAGLATGFVLAYKKFKPFHDLVNSGVAKFKAISKAISDLFTNSFSSKKASQATSILTKLLPMGTLGPTLAGINKIKTTLNGLKILGTGVGTTLAGAAKKVANAFKAMFQVFNGSKAGAKALQNIFPKPVANTIIALTKQVRASFNSMGTSIKNIVSSISKTITPIFKGIGKIFSQVVGSMVNYWHKNGNDMKQAFTNIFGGILIVVTAKIKAVLSVVSVVLKVLSATISAILNVIRNVFSQVFGSLQTIVKGALNIIQGVFSVFAGVFTGNWSKVWSGVKQIFKGIWDTFKGIVGGVLNVISGLVNSGIDGVNWLTSKFGAKAIGHIPSVKWATGTTKMYPNGVPTNQIATVNDGGKKEMVIYPNGQAIIPDGWNTQMFLPKGSHVINGDDTERLTTGHYYKNGTLGNIGSALSGVFGKIKDSISFVGNVIAHPIKYLKQAFESKLNLGGKTSFVIENVKGVGGYVINAVKDKIVEALKSWKTENDTSEPSGSGVARWRSSVKKALGMLNLSTSQSMIAKVLRQIQTESGGNPKAVGGDDGYVSEGKATGLMQVKPGTFNAYKLKGHGNIMNGFDNLLAGLNYAKHRYGSDLSFLGKGHGYENGGFIYREQIARIGEGNKAEAVVPLTNRTRAMQILAQIKDRYGLDGGSQLVLKDQRSTTTNNDSKILNEIARNQQIMIEMFRSLLQMINTIIALIQANPEQASSTGLVSQLGDLLDQAKQTKKQLKKYQLG, encoded by the coding sequence ATGGCAGCTGCAGGACGTCCTCTTGGCTCAATGGTTGTTAGTTTAGGGATGGATGGGAGTAAATTTGAAACTGGTTTGAAGAATATTCAAAATCAGTTCAAGTTAGCTAAATCCGAGATGAAAGCCAATCTTTCCGTATTAAGTAGCACCGAATCTGCGTATGATAAAGCGGCTGGTCGAGTTGATGGCTTAACCAAAGTGATGAGCGTCAATGATCGCCAGATTGAGACGCTCACTAAGTCGTACAAGGAACAAGTTCGAATCAATGGTGAGTATTCTGATACCGCTCAAAAAACTGGGGCTAAAATTAATAACTTGGTGCGGGAACAGGCGAATTATAAGCGTCAATTAGATGATGCTAAAATCGCGATGCGAGAAGCAGAACGTGGCACCCAAAGTTATCAGAATGCTTTGAGTCGTCAGACGCGTGAAATGAAAGCCAACTTGTCAGTCTTATCGATGCAAGGTAAAGAAACTGAGGCTAGTCGGACTAAATATCAATCACTCGGTCGTCAACTAGATGATTACAATAAGTTAATTGGTGCTGAAAAATCAAAGTTGGAAGATTTAATCAGCATCAAAGGCAAAGATGCACAACAAACGTTGGAACAGAAAACGAAGATTGTTGAGCTAACGAGTGAGCAGAAAAAGGCCCAGTATCAGTATGATGAACTTGGAAAATCAGTTAAAAATATGTCTGAAAAAAATGCTCGAGCGGTCGATTCGCTTGGGCATTTTTCGACTAAAACAAAAGAAGTTGGTGAGCATGTCAGTTCAGCTGGCCATTCGCTAACCGGTTTTAGTACGTTGGCAGTTGGTGCCTTTACCATCGGAACAGTGCAAGCAACGAAGTTCCAGCACACAATGCAAGTTGTAAAGAATAACATCGAAACTGGTGGTGAATCAGCAAAAGCCGCTATTAAAGGGACTGCCATCATGACCAAAGATGCTGAACAGTTTTCAACTAAGTATGGGATTTCAGTTCAAAAAATCTCAGAAGGTTACTTGGATTTGGTTAAGCGTGGTTATGATTCGAATCAGGCAATTGGGTCGATGAACACTTTGCTCCAAGGGTCAATTGCTTCAGGCGATGATTTTAACGACGTTATTAAAGTGACAACTTCCACGCTCGAGTCGTTTAATATGCGGTCAAGTTCAACTGCTGGGATGATGAAGAACACTACTGAAGTAACGAATAAATTAGCGTTCGTTGCTGATAAAACATCAACAGGGTTCCAAGACTTAGGGATTGGGATGTCATACGTTGGTGGTTCTGCTTATCAAGCTGGTTTGTCATTATCCGAAACTGCGTCATCAATGGGGTTACTTTCTAATAATGGTCTTGAAGCCGATAAAGCTGGTACTGGTTTACGGAAGGTTATTAATAGTTTAGTTAGTCCTACTAAGACTGGACAAGCAGCATTGGATGAGTATGGTATCTCAATTAAAGATGCTAATGGTCAAATGCGGCCCCTATCGAATATCATGGGTCAATTTCAACAGAAATTATCAGGTTTGAGTAAAACCAAGAAATTAGACTTATTTCATGGGATGTTTGGAACAACTGGCCAGCAAGCAGGATTAATTCTAGAAGAAAATGGGAATAAAATTGGCGAGTTGGCTGATGAAACTGATCGTGCTGCTAAGAGTAATTATGCAGCGACTTTATCAGCGAAAAATATGCAAACCGCTCAGAATCAAATGAACAAGTTTAAAGAGACGGCTAATATTTTGGCGATTCAATTTTCTACGACTTTATTACCAGCATTAACGTCCGTAGCTAATGGTATTTCGAAGTTAATGGGTAAATTAACTGAGATGCCTGAAGGCGCAAGAAAAATTACTGCCTTTGCAATCTTAGGCGCGGCTGCATTGGGACCGTTATTAATTGGTATTGGCGCATTAATTAAATCAGTAGGTGCGATTACTGGTGCCGTTAAAGGCCTGATAGGGTTCTTTAGTGGTGGTAGTTGGTTAGCGACTACACTGACAGGACCTGTCGGAATAGCAGCCTTGGCTGTTGCCGGCTTAGCAACTGGCTTTGTATTGGCATATAAGAAATTTAAACCGTTCCATGATTTGGTTAATTCCGGAGTGGCTAAGTTTAAGGCAATTTCAAAAGCAATTTCAGACTTGTTTACAAATAGTTTTAGTTCTAAAAAAGCCAGCCAGGCGACTAGCATTTTAACCAAGTTATTACCGATGGGGACGCTTGGACCAACCTTGGCAGGTATTAATAAGATTAAAACAACGTTAAACGGGTTGAAGATATTGGGAACCGGCGTTGGAACGACACTTGCGGGAGCTGCTAAAAAGGTAGCGAATGCGTTTAAAGCGATGTTCCAAGTTTTCAATGGGAGTAAAGCAGGCGCCAAAGCATTACAGAATATATTCCCTAAACCAGTAGCAAATACGATCATTGCTTTAACAAAGCAAGTTAGAGCAAGTTTTAATTCGATGGGAACTTCAATTAAAAATATTGTTAGTTCAATCAGTAAGACAATTACGCCAATTTTTAAAGGAATCGGTAAAATTTTCAGTCAAGTGGTTGGGTCGATGGTGAACTATTGGCATAAAAATGGTAACGATATGAAACAGGCCTTTACCAATATTTTTGGTGGCATCTTAATTGTTGTTACTGCAAAGATTAAAGCCGTGTTGTCCGTTGTGTCGGTAGTGTTAAAAGTCTTATCAGCAACTATTTCTGCAATATTAAATGTTATTCGAAATGTCTTTAGCCAAGTATTTGGAAGTTTGCAGACAATTGTAAAAGGCGCTTTAAACATCATTCAAGGTGTATTCAGTGTGTTTGCGGGCGTCTTTACCGGTAATTGGTCAAAAGTATGGTCTGGTGTTAAACAGATTTTTAAAGGTATTTGGGATACGTTTAAAGGAATTGTTGGTGGCGTATTAAACGTTATTTCTGGATTAGTCAATTCAGGGATTGACGGTGTTAACTGGTTAACCTCTAAATTTGGTGCTAAAGCTATCGGTCACATTCCGTCGGTGAAGTGGGCGACGGGGACGACTAAGATGTATCCGAATGGTGTGCCAACCAATCAGATTGCAACGGTCAATGACGGTGGCAAGAAAGAAATGGTGATCTATCCGAATGGACAGGCAATCATTCCTGATGGTTGGAATACGCAGATGTTTCTACCTAAGGGCTCTCATGTTATTAATGGTGATGACACAGAACGTTTGACGACTGGTCATTATTATAAAAATGGGACGCTGGGAAATATTGGCTCAGCGCTCTCAGGCGTCTTTGGCAAAATTAAAGATAGCATTTCTTTTGTTGGGAATGTTATTGCACATCCGATTAAGTATTTGAAGCAAGCTTTTGAGTCTAAATTAAACTTAGGTGGTAAGACAAGTTTTGTGATTGAAAATGTTAAGGGTGTCGGTGGTTACGTGATTAACGCAGTCAAAGATAAAATTGTTGAAGCATTGAAATCTTGGAAGACTGAAAATGATACTTCAGAACCAAGTGGCTCGGGTGTTGCACGTTGGCGCAGCTCAGTTAAAAAAGCTTTAGGTATGCTTAACCTCTCTACAAGTCAATCGATGATTGCTAAGGTTCTCCGTCAGATTCAAACTGAATCCGGCGGGAATCCTAAGGCGGTTGGTGGCGATGACGGTTACGTATCAGAGGGGAAAGCAACAGGATTAATGCAAGTTAAACCAGGAACCTTTAATGCGTATAAGCTAAAGGGCCACGGTAATATTATGAACGGCTTTGATAATCTTTTAGCTGGATTGAACTATGCAAAACATCGATATGGAAGTGATTTATCTTTCTTAGGTAAGGGCCATGGCTATGAAAATGGTGGGTTCATCTATAGAGAACAGATTGCGCGGATTGGTGAGGGTAATAAGGCGGAAGCCGTTGTGCCATTAACTAACCGCACTAGAGCGATGCAGATTCTAGCTCAGATTAAAGATCGGTACGGTTTGGATGGTGGCAGTCAACTGGTCCTAAAAGACCAACGTTCAACAACTACTAATAATGACTCTAAAATCTTAAATGAAATTGCGCGTAATCAGCAAATCATGATTGAGATGTTCAGATCGTTACTCCAAATGATTAATACAATTATTGCGTTAATCCAGGCTAATCCGGAACAAGCAAGTTCAACCGGACTAGTAAGCCAGTTAGGCGATCTGCTAGACCAGGCAAAGCAAACTAAGAAACAATTAAAAAAATATCAATTAGGATAG
- a CDS encoding Clp protease ClpP has product MTQTSQTEASINIDGEITTYQWDKSDTTGASFRDDLKALGDVDVINLHINSPGGSVFEGISIFNQLKQNKATINVYVDGLAASIASVIAMAGDTIFVPENSMLMIHNPWTYCVGNSAELRKQADDLDRIAESSVTTYLAKSDGKISEEKLRQLLDEETWLSASEAVEYGLADEVLPANQMAASISDEFKQRYQNVPSALLKQTTPATPDTSAMRQKMINRATKTNELIKQTLGGF; this is encoded by the coding sequence ATGACCCAGACAAGTCAGACTGAAGCTAGTATCAACATTGATGGGGAAATTACTACGTATCAATGGGATAAATCAGATACTACCGGCGCATCTTTTAGGGATGATTTAAAGGCCTTAGGGGATGTAGATGTGATTAATTTACACATTAATTCGCCGGGTGGTTCCGTTTTTGAAGGGATTTCAATCTTTAACCAACTAAAACAGAATAAGGCAACCATCAACGTTTATGTTGACGGGTTAGCTGCTTCAATCGCAAGTGTGATCGCAATGGCCGGTGACACTATTTTTGTACCTGAAAATTCTATGCTAATGATCCATAATCCGTGGACGTATTGCGTTGGCAACTCTGCAGAGTTGCGTAAACAAGCCGATGATTTAGATCGAATTGCTGAATCAAGTGTCACAACGTATTTAGCGAAATCTGATGGCAAGATTTCTGAAGAAAAGCTTCGTCAGTTGTTGGATGAAGAAACATGGTTATCCGCCAGCGAAGCAGTTGAATATGGGTTAGCTGATGAAGTGCTACCAGCTAATCAAATGGCCGCTTCAATCAGTGATGAGTTCAAGCAGCGTTATCAAAACGTTCCATCAGCATTATTAAAGCAAACAACACCAGCAACGCCGGATACAAGTGCCATGCGCCAAAAAATGATTAACCGAGCAACAAAAACAAACGAATTAATTAAACAAACCTTAGGAGGATTTTAA
- a CDS encoding terminase large subunit, which yields MTSKILEYSQTKLERWWAAYKAEKLGWAYLQEPSPQLLTTFYAEMVAEGSIEASEENIQAAQRHLKDLKRQGTDDFPWIFDEERAWRPIRFIEKKCKPSKGDFKQLVLQPWQHFIIGSMCGWVHRDSGIRRFREGVIFVGRKNGKTTLESGLADYMAGFDDERGANVYFLANSQAQARKLYDESKAMIEVSPYLSKRFVTTRSEIRFPKNHCTIVPMSAEKNNKDGENLHFAVFDEIHEYKDYQLISVMKRSRGARRQPLIIYISTAGTVLDGPLMDFVDNGKECLSDYDAHLDERTFYYLAKLDSIEEADDPELWVKANPNICMMSMVDMITDYKKDKKTPAEFADWITKQFNIFSSTDELSFVTLDTINKNNGEVDLESLVGMECIGGYDLSETEDFTAAGLEFKLEDGRVFWLMKSWVPQARFDIDKNPERLREWEQAGYLEIIPGDYVNYEYVYNWFVEQAKHYKITQINYDKAKALFLNQALIDYGFKTEVTRQGFTTLGGPMQNVKELLLDGRVVTNNNKMFRWYLNNVKLVTDRLNNWMPTKQGRNRKIDGFAAFLNAHVTMVERLQAKPKTGRIKYVSFNDI from the coding sequence ATGACTTCTAAGATTCTTGAGTATAGTCAGACAAAACTAGAACGTTGGTGGGCGGCTTACAAAGCTGAAAAATTAGGTTGGGCTTATCTGCAGGAACCATCACCGCAGTTATTAACGACTTTTTATGCGGAGATGGTTGCTGAAGGTTCGATTGAAGCCAGTGAAGAGAATATTCAAGCGGCACAGCGCCACCTAAAAGATTTGAAGCGCCAAGGCACGGATGATTTTCCATGGATATTTGATGAAGAGCGCGCTTGGCGCCCAATTCGTTTTATCGAAAAGAAGTGCAAACCATCAAAGGGTGATTTTAAGCAGCTGGTTCTTCAACCATGGCAACATTTTATTATTGGATCAATGTGTGGGTGGGTTCATCGTGATTCAGGGATCCGCAGATTCCGTGAAGGTGTGATTTTTGTTGGGCGTAAAAATGGGAAGACTACGCTTGAATCAGGGTTGGCTGATTATATGGCTGGTTTTGATGACGAACGTGGTGCTAACGTCTATTTCTTGGCCAACTCGCAAGCACAAGCGCGGAAGCTCTATGATGAATCAAAAGCGATGATTGAAGTATCACCTTATTTATCAAAGCGGTTTGTCACCACACGTTCAGAAATTCGCTTCCCTAAGAATCACTGTACGATCGTACCAATGTCGGCTGAAAAGAATAACAAAGATGGGGAAAATCTCCATTTTGCCGTGTTTGATGAAATTCACGAGTATAAAGATTATCAATTAATCTCAGTTATGAAACGATCACGGGGCGCACGTCGGCAACCGTTGATCATTTACATTTCAACTGCCGGCACAGTTTTAGATGGGCCATTAATGGACTTTGTCGATAATGGCAAAGAATGTCTATCCGATTATGATGCGCATTTAGATGAGAGAACCTTCTATTATTTAGCGAAGTTGGACAGTATCGAAGAAGCTGATGATCCTGAATTATGGGTCAAAGCCAATCCCAATATCTGCATGATGTCGATGGTCGATATGATCACGGATTACAAAAAAGATAAGAAAACGCCTGCTGAATTTGCTGACTGGATTACCAAACAATTTAATATTTTCAGCTCAACTGATGAATTGAGTTTCGTCACACTAGACACCATTAATAAGAATAATGGCGAAGTTGATCTTGAATCGTTAGTGGGGATGGAGTGTATCGGAGGTTATGACTTATCCGAAACAGAAGATTTCACCGCGGCTGGTCTTGAATTTAAATTGGAAGATGGCCGAGTATTCTGGCTAATGAAATCATGGGTACCACAAGCGCGTTTTGATATTGATAAGAATCCGGAGCGATTACGTGAGTGGGAACAAGCCGGTTATTTGGAGATTATCCCAGGTGATTACGTTAATTATGAGTACGTTTATAACTGGTTTGTTGAACAAGCTAAGCACTATAAGATTACTCAAATTAATTACGATAAAGCCAAGGCCTTGTTCTTGAACCAAGCACTAATTGACTATGGATTTAAGACCGAAGTTACCCGGCAAGGCTTCACAACGTTGGGTGGGCCAATGCAAAACGTTAAGGAGTTGCTATTGGACGGTCGTGTGGTCACAAATAATAATAAAATGTTCCGCTGGTATCTCAATAATGTTAAATTGGTCACTGACCGGCTGAATAACTGGATGCCAACTAAGCAAGGTCGTAACCGGAAGATTGATGGGTTCGCGGCCTTTTTGAATGCGCATGTGACAATGGTCGAGCGACTGCAGGCCAAACCGAAAACTGGCCGGATTAAATATGTATCGTTCAATGATATCTAA
- a CDS encoding phage tail protein → MPETKKRKAIGTAGFRRVFIGIMDQDEKVTKVVKVDETSGGAIDFKATGFTGQSNVVYASNIAYWISDAGTGTGKIELSTVELPDDVSTAVLGDEVDENGIYVTKADVKQPYVAIIAEAQDLEGNPMWIGVGKAKFGTTDGDELKTAEDKGMTPNNVSLSAQAITRKSDKIVKAKATASNGTTLEQFATKMFPSWSGDLENIDGDSPKV, encoded by the coding sequence ATGCCAGAAACAAAAAAACGTAAAGCAATTGGCACCGCCGGATTTCGGCGAGTGTTTATTGGGATTATGGATCAAGACGAAAAAGTAACTAAGGTTGTTAAAGTCGATGAAACGTCCGGTGGGGCGATTGATTTTAAGGCTACCGGTTTTACTGGCCAATCAAATGTTGTTTATGCATCAAATATCGCTTATTGGATTTCTGATGCCGGAACAGGTACTGGGAAAATTGAATTATCAACTGTTGAATTACCAGATGATGTTTCAACCGCCGTTCTAGGAGATGAAGTCGATGAAAATGGCATCTACGTCACTAAAGCAGATGTTAAACAACCTTATGTTGCGATCATTGCTGAAGCCCAAGATTTGGAAGGTAATCCAATGTGGATTGGGGTTGGGAAAGCTAAGTTCGGCACAACCGACGGCGATGAATTGAAGACTGCTGAAGACAAAGGGATGACGCCTAACAACGTATCGCTTTCAGCACAAGCAATCACCCGTAAATCAGACAAGATTGTCAAAGCAAAAGCGACGGCCAGCAATGGCACAACATTAGAACAGTTCGCAACCAAAATGTTTCCAAGTTGGAGCGGCGATCTAGAAAATATTGACGGTGACTCCCCAAAAGTGTAA
- a CDS encoding DNA packaging protein has product MKLTDLKNKLAIDSDVFNSMWQLSLDAAEAMIQGAVGSQKPEFYEDNKLYEMAVVMLTDHFFKNRSATTTGNIKETPLGVQSIILQLKPAYRLFKGGGDSGADN; this is encoded by the coding sequence ATGAAACTAACTGATTTAAAGAATAAATTAGCAATTGATAGTGATGTCTTTAATAGTATGTGGCAATTGTCATTAGATGCCGCCGAAGCCATGATTCAGGGCGCGGTTGGCTCGCAAAAGCCAGAGTTCTACGAAGACAACAAGCTGTATGAAATGGCAGTTGTCATGCTAACCGATCACTTTTTTAAGAATCGTTCAGCAACAACGACTGGCAACATCAAGGAAACACCACTCGGCGTGCAGTCAATTATTCTACAACTGAAACCTGCATACCGGTTATTCAAGGGAGGAGGTGATTCCGGTGCCGATAACTGA